The Crassostrea angulata isolate pt1a10 chromosome 1, ASM2561291v2, whole genome shotgun sequence nucleotide sequence taatttcagtaGTATGGTACATAATACTTGCATGAATAAGTAGAGAGAAAGagttatatttaaatgtttgcATCTGTTTAATTCTTGTTTAATACGAATATATTTTAACAGATAATTTTATACTTACCTAAATTTACGTGCTTATGAATGAAATGTTATATTAGGACATGTATAATTACAGTTGAGTAATTGTTTATATCATGTATTTGTAGAAAcgacatatttatatataatttactgGAATAAAGCGGAATCACAAAAGTCTGGTTGTTTACGTTCAGCGATATGTTCATTCATGTTCAGGGTAACATcgcaaaaaaagaagaagaagaaatgcCAAACTGCTTATTGTGGCATAAAACTtcattatctcgaactagatgagactgttaaaaacttcgagatatccgagtattcgagggtaaaatacttcaAAAAGTAAGTGGTTGGGaattacaaatcacttcgaagTATACACTATATTCGAgctatcagtgttcgagatatcgaagttcaactgtatgtCCTTTGAAGATcatcaattttgaattaaatgtgcaCGTGTTCGATCGTTTGAACATGCGTGTGTATTTTGGATATCATTATTAATTGGCGATATACCGAGATAGCTTCTATATGAAACAATTAGGTCGATTCagaattttttcttatttctccTGCCGACAGATGATACGTTTTCTGACGTCATTGATTATTTCGCCAATCGCTTCTACACTATTAGCGTCATGTTCACTTGCCGCTGTGATAAAGTTTACCccatatattataaaaataacacaaattATACTGTAGGGTAAAACAAGTGCATATGCTGCTTTCAGGAAAAATGAAGAAATAGCAcagtatatttcttttttaatttaatttattctcaCTGCgtcttaatatttttcattttctccaTTAGTTGAATTATCCTCTCTCTTCAACTCATTTGGGTGTTCCTGAAAGAAATAagtataaataaaacttttttaaaatttatttaacagCTCTGAGGAAAGACGACTACCTCTGgtaattataatttactgttCATAAATCGTTAGTAAGACGTCAAATAATTAAAGCGTTTCtagttttgttataaaaatttacTAATTCATGCAAATTAAATCAATTCTTGCAATTCTAtctgaaattaatatttttcataacaCGAACGCGTTAAATCAGTAGTTTGATAATCcaacaatctaattaaaattagatccttcACGCTCTCGTATTTGATATGTCGCTGTGACGACATATCAAATTCGAGAGCGTgaaggatctaattttaattagattgataaTCCAAATGCAGACTTCAAATGCACGTGTTTAGAGCTATGGCTTTCTAATTGGCGTACACGTTAAACTTGGGGTAAATACATCATTAAATGGATTGTCATGCATTGATCGactttatacaatatcatatgcgTTAATATTTTATAGACGATAATtcacaattaaaaaatttaaaacatagaaTCCGTGTATATGTCtactatttatatatagataaaaactcatgttttttttccactagtccaacattttgaaaaaaatgtattcctGTCCGAACAACACTCACCCGATGCCTAGCGACGCCCCACTAAGCGCTTTGGGCATCTGTCCATCTCCTCTTTCCATTATCCGCCGATCGTTTCGTGTTCTgttattaatataataataaagtaatgataaagtataatatacacgtctgagaattttttattcaaccatattttataaatgacaaCTAAGGTCCGTGTGACCCACACAGCCAAGCATGGTTGACAGCTGGCTTTTAATAATCACATTACAAGAACATTCATGACGCgcattaaaagaaaattgatttaataaCACTGATATCCCAATAATTGACTTTTAAACAGCCCAGGAAACACCATGGAAACCTGTGTCCAATGCACTGTGTGAAACTGGCTTGAAATAACTCTAGCTAGTTATACGACACTGACCCTTTATAGCGGCCTTACTACGACCCCGCCTTGTATCATTTCGCTTAACCATTCGAACACGTTTCAACATACAGCAGTAAACTTTTCCCGCTTAATTTTCTCCGAAATGCGAGAAAATTgattttctgtttatcataAAAGACAAACACCCACACGACCACgaaaatacaaattaacataaaaacaacaaatgtatATTCATTGTATATATACGCATAGGTTTTGTTACCACGTGCCTGTATAGTTTAATATCGATATATGTCTAAAATAACGAGTTTTGGTGTAGGATATGCGCACTCCTGTATTATGGCATAGGACTTTTCgacaaaggaaaaaatatgatatttatatatagatatcatACCCGGCGGGCTCTCCGTTTGTGCTGGGGGCCGGGGAACGAGCCGACCTGACAGAGGGGGTGGACAGCCTCCTCCTCACTGTTGATACGTCCGGTCAGGAAGGCCTCCTCTTGGAGGGGCAGGAAGTCCCAAAACAGGGAGGAAGCCGTCGAACCTGTCAGACATTCACAGACACGGTCACAATATCTAAGCAAaactaatttctttttttttatgaaaatttgaatgattaAGCGAAGCTCTCCGTTTAGATaacataggtacatgtatatgtgagaATTAAGAATGGTTGAGTTGAAAGCTCAACATACATGTTCATTTCTCATGGACCATTGCaatttttttggataaaaattaaGAACTCAAATTTTTATGACGTTGAATTCTAACATGAATTATTATGATAGAAAATAACACCATCTTCATACAATTTGGCTATAACTATTTGAACTATAACTATTTGGAACCTACCCTCGTGTTCACAGAGATATCCCCAGAATCCGTCATGGCAGACACATGTCGTGGAGTTATAGTAGGCCTCGCACCACCCCCGGACACACTTCACAGAGTCACACGGGTCCACCTCTACAGAGAaaccaaaataataaaaaaaaaatcaattcacgTGGGCCATGATTATATCCTCCATGCTGGggattaatttatatattatatatttataataaagtgGTGTTTctagaagaaaaacaaaacttcGGACATTAAATCGCCGAATTAGAATGCATTttgtataaagaaataaagCCCCCTGGCTTCTGGTGTCTTCATTTACAGCATTAATTTCCCAATTCGAATAATCCATAAAATGTATATCCGAAACTTCCCAGTGTAGGTGTAAAACTATCCACATGCCATTGTCGTTTTGTATCTACTGTTCATTACCTGAGGGTATCTCAGGTTCTTCATTTCTACATCCCTGTAatcaaattacaaattaaagaGACTTGAGCGATGAAAGGCGAAAAAATAAACGATTTATATagattttgtttttgctttgtctAACTATGATCAATTTTAGCTAGACAAATGTATAGAATCGGATcacttacatgtatacagtgCACGAACGAAAGAGCTAGCAATAATGAAATCATCATGTTGGAGTCTAGAtggtaaattaaaatgaaatggacCATTTGGCCATGcgattataaacatttttatttagaagAGAGATTAATTAAACTAATGGATACCAAGAACAAGATAACATCAGTCAATAGcctcttaaaataaaaactgagtatatacattaatttgaacagtTAAATATAGTTATTGATTGGAAAACcacttatttttaattcatccTAAATTTAGTGTCGACTAAGCAAAAAAggtaaaattgtattaaatattacaCATACACAGCTCTACATATATCAGTATTAACCTTATatcacatgtaaatatatacatgttcatgtacataTCCAAACATTGTAAAGATCGCACTTACAAATGCAAGGGAAAAAAACAACATCTGCACGGTTCGAAATCAGAACTTCTTTCAAGTGCAGTTTAAAACGATGCTCCATTAATTCCTGTTAGCATTCCATCATGTAAAAATTGCTTTTGTAATGTAATTTACCAATTTGTATTTGTAATTGCTATGCATATCAATTCAGCATACTGATGTCAtttactgaattttattttctatcaaattatACTAAGTATTTGATTAGATAAAATTCAGTATTCACAGAAACGATACTTTTTATATTgctaaacaaaattttaatagaAAGCAATAACGAATATGTGTTGTAGTTCTAAAGATAAAACTCAAGTGTTTAACTCtccataaagatatattacCGAACccccctttctctctctctctctctctctctctctctctcaggcaAGGATATCGGAGCTTTTTGTCTGTTTGTAAAGTAACATCTTGTTTACAATGAACTAATACCGTATATCCTGTAATTTTCGCGATTatctaattttcgctttttCGCGATCTCTTTTCAATCGCAAATAATTCaatacgcagaaattatatcctgtatcattttctataagaaactgtttaaattgcaaaaaatgactgacgcaaattaaaaatgtaacagattttccctatattcgcaaattttgtgacacgcgtAAAAAACGGATTTAAGGTATGCtggtaaaactttttttcattggtatttCAAAGAAAGAAGTTAATGTAGGTGAGATTTACTATTATCACaagaaaaagtcagaaaaactCACAAAATTAGTTAGTTGCTTAGATTTATTGTACAAATTACTGGTATAAAAATACAGACTAGATGAATCACATATAATTGATTATACCCTGGgccatttaaaaaacaaaaatgataaccACTACAAATTTAAAAAGCAATAATTGATAGATTCATTTTGATAAAAGCTATGATAAATCTTAGTCATTTTGACTAAATGAATAGCAATATACTGTTCcaatatatgaaacaaatagtatcTTAATTTTCTCTACACACATATACatctataaaacaaaaactatactgtatatccatttgtttgttttttttgtgtgcTGCAAATTTTGCAAACATGAAATACATGGAAAACCTTTTTATTAACAAGATTTACTCATGAACGATCACATGCTATTCAGTTTTACATGGTACAAAATAACTTGCCACAgttataaaatatgatttatgaatgtttattttgtagTGATTATTAAATGGCCCTGAAAATAAGGAGAAATTTGTGGATATACAGTATGTACATTAAAATAGAAGTAAACATATCTTGTTCAAGAcagatatatattaataaatgcataataCAACCTAATCAAACAAGTAAATCAACAAATAGATATAATtggtattttgatatttcttctttatatatgatataatccACAAAATAAGCGTGGCAAATGCATAGCATTCTGTTAAATGTGCATTAATACATATTCAACAGAATATGCAACTTTCTATACAATTGAAGCACTTTATATACCATGCATAATATCTAATCAAAATGATATCtaatagttttctttttttgacaatttttccaaaataaatACTCTATATTACTTAATTTTTCTTCAGAATGATATGTTTGCTCAATCTATCagtattatatttcaaaagagTTAATTGAGCTATCAATTCATcagaaattgcaaaaatataaaattgccATTTGATTTATAATCTTATTTGCgccatttataaaaaaaagtgggCACTAGTTATCAAAAGagctaaaaaaaagtttcacacATAATGACAAAACAATTAATACTGTGAATTGTACCGCGTATTACAAATTACTTCATTCAAAATAGATTGCCAAAATTGATTGTTTCTTTGATAATAGAGCATGAATTGCATCTATGGGGGATTGCTTCTCTTCAATCTCAATCCTATTGAAGTGTCCACAAGTATGGACAAGGCCATTCCTTAGTAgtttttcaaagatttctcCAGTATTCCCGTGATAACCTCCTCATCTATTGCTTTGGGGGACAGTTTGGTCAAACGGTGCTGCAAAtgatgtaaaatacatgtaaatcaaaatcaataaaataaatgtgaaattGCAACTAGTTCTTGAAACCAATCATTAGCATTATCATTAGTTTACATTACTTCATCATTAGGTCACTGTGGGaacattttcatgtaaaaattctCAACACAGGCAATTGTGCCGAATATACGCGTCACAAACAggatattttgcaatttttcacaTGAAATTCAAGTGCTATGAATTTCACAGTAAGTGTATATAGGACATAAATTTGTCTACTACCAAAAATTGTTCAGAGTAACTAACTCATGCGTAATAATTTCACATGAATTTCAAGTGAAATTGATGTCacagtaaatgatttttttttattgaaatttgtgAGAGTCAATATTGTTCTTCTCTATGACATTTTATCCATACCTGTGGCATGGTGCCTTTGACCAGGTTGGGGATGTCGTCCTTGGTATATCCCAGGCTGGTCAGACCGTCGGGAACCTCCAGGTCCTGCATAATCAGTCGGAGGCGATCCCCCAGAATCGGACCCGCGTCCTCGACCTTCTTGTTTGTTATGTCTACCCCTGTGAATTTTATACAACCAAATTagcatttcaaaaaaattcacaaatgaATTGctctataaatataaaatatgatgcaCATAGTATGTATAACTGTCCCAACTTCCCTAAATAACAGTACAGGTATACATTCTAAAAATGTTTGTCTTTTAAATCTTAGAACTGTATTTGAATCAAAACTGTGATAataaatgtatcattttatactttttaaataagCAGTAATAGTGATGGATTTCACATATTCAGGAAACAAAAGGGAAAAGGAAACAGAAAGGAGACTAATTACCCAGAAAAGAGGCAGCTTGTAAGTGGCGCTCTGGACAGGCAGAGGC carries:
- the LOC128165850 gene encoding uncharacterized protein LOC128165850, giving the protein MVHFILIYHLDSNMMISLLLALSFVHCIHGCRNEEPEIPSEVDPCDSVKCVRGWCEAYYNSTTCVCHDGFWGYLCEHEGSTASSLFWDFLPLQEEAFLTGRINSEEEAVHPLCQVGSFPGPQHKRRARRNTKRSADNGKRRWTDAQSA